The Vigna unguiculata cultivar IT97K-499-35 chromosome 6, ASM411807v1, whole genome shotgun sequence genome contains a region encoding:
- the LOC114186938 gene encoding uncharacterized protein LOC114186938: protein MEAKSLLQGFSLAASYPLPQLSKTTMTTTNCVSFNFNHNPCLIFANGYPTSSSLLPFSIHNKPRKSASLIVSARKKDKKDDTHSSVPQPDEATGFFPEAVLLKKRSVEEEGKLLPEFEDAEERELFETLMLELESDMNAEILRHYEVMYLIHEKHEDEVAAVNEKIQEFMREKKGQIWRLNDWGMRRLAYKIKKANKAHYMLMNFELDAKYINDLKTLLDQDERVIRHLVIKRDEAITEDCPPPPEFHTLRANADDNDDEEFDEYEDDWDGEDELDDDDDGIIYVDDDDDDDMDSRNETSANVRQAEEIRELRAENIGR from the exons ATGGAAGCAAAGTCACTGCTTCAGGGTTTTTCTCTTGCAGCTTCTTATCCCCTCCCTCAGCTTTCAAAAACCACCATGACGACAACCAACTGCGTTAGCTTCAATTTCAACCACAACCCATGCCTCATATTCGCAAATGGGTATcctacttcttcttctttgctTCCATTTTCTATTCACAATAAGCCCAGAAAATCAGCATCACTGATTGTGAGTGCCCGCAAGAAAGACAAAAAAGACGATACCCATAGTTCCGTACCCCAACCTGACGAGGCCACAGGTTTCTTCCCCGAAGCTGTCTTACTTAAAAAG AGATCAGTTGAGGAAGAAGGGAAGCTTCTCCCGGAGTTTGAAGATGCCGAGGAAA GAGAACTCTTCGAGACGCTGATGCTTGAACTGGAAAGTGATATGAATGCTGAAATAT TGCGGCACTATGAGGTCATGTACTTAATTCATGAGAAGCATGAAGATGAGGTAGCAGCTGTCAACGAGAAAATTCAGG AATTTATGAGGGAGAAGAAGGGTCAGATTTGGAGGCTGAATGATTGGGGTATGAGAAGGTTAGCTTACAAAATAAAGAAAGCTAATAAAGCACACTACATGTTGATGAACTTCGAGTTGGATGCAAAATACATCAACGACTTGAAGACTTTGTTGGACCAAGATGAAAGAGTTATTCGGCATCTTGTGATAAAGAGGGACGAGGCAATCACTGAAGATTGCCCTCCTCCTCCGGAGTTTCACACTCTGCGTGCAAATGCAGATGATAACGACGATGAAGAATTTGATGAGTATGAAGATGATTGGGATGGTGAAGATGAgcttgatgatgatgatgatggtatTATATACGtagatgatgatgacgatgatgaCATGGATTCAAGAAATGAGACATCTGCAAATGTTAGACAAGCAGAAGAAATAAGAGAGTTGAGGGCTGAGAACATTGGTAGATAA